Genomic window (Oryza sativa Japonica Group chromosome 3, ASM3414082v1):
AGAATGTAAGTGGCTTGGTCAATTATACCAGGTCATCTTTCTATGATGGGCAATGATGTGTCTTCTGGTGCTTATAATCAAATTTTTCTGGACTTATTTCATGGTTTATGTGTTTAACATTGATAGGGCTTGTAGACCAAGTGATGCTAGGCCAACCAAACACCTATTCaaattcagcccttctatatTTTAGTACATATTCTGTAGCTTATATTCTTAACTTTGTCATTGCTGGTGCAGGAGCTGTTTTCAACTTGCTATGCGGCGAAACAGATAACACTGTGATGAGAAAGATTGAGACCTACTTCCAGCACAATGTTCCTGAGGTGTGTAACTGCAAGATGCATATGCCAGTATCTTGTGCTCCTAAGCATTAGCTTATTGTGTTCTGTTCATTTGTAGGTTCGTAATTGGCAAAGCGAGGAAGATTTTGAAAGAGCTCTGAAGGATGCCGGCTTGGTTGAGTAACACCATTGGAAATATGGCATCAGATGCGCTCTTCACTTGTGACGAACAGGCGCGTGATATTTACCAGCTGAAACAGCTTCTAAAGCAAAGCAATCGAGCTTCTTGAGCTCATCCTTGGTTATTATGTCGAGAGCTGTGAATTCTGTTAAAGGGACTCATCCAAACAATTTTGATGCTATGAGCTTATATGAAGCAAAGGTGTTCCTTCGCTATTTCGTGGGAACTTGTTGCCAGGACTAGATCTACACTTGCATTATACTCTGTTACTTCGTGTACTTAACTGGGAACCTGTTTTGGTTTTTATGGCTTTGTCGTCGAGATGCGGTCACCGGTGTACGTTACGCCCTTGTGAAAAAACTGGAAACCTCTTTCTGGGTCAGTGTACTTGTACACTTGCGCCATTGTTTAGTTGCATGTACGATGTTTCTTTCTGCGTCAGCTGTAAGTGTACACTTGATTTATTGTTTAGTTCCATGTACCATGTTCTTTTTCCTGTTCTCTGTACACTTGGCCACGCTGATACATGAGATGCACCACTATCTCTTCCTGCATGCTATCGCTTTCAGCGTGTTTCTTGTTTCAAAGAACAATTCGTGTATAAATTGGTCGCCTTTTTCACTGTCgtaataatgaaaaaaaaatagagaagaaGTTACAGGTTGTCGTGCTCGATGACCTGCGCCGCCCTCCACTCCTCGCCGGGGTTGACGACCACCGGCACCAGCATGGACGCCGTCCCGGTGCACAGGAAGTAGTCCTTGCCGAACTTCCTGTACATCTCCCCCGGGCTGCACAGGTACATGTCCTCGTACCCCATCCTCACCACCCTGAACCCCAGCCCGCTATTCTGCAAACGCATCAACAAATTCAAAGATCAAATTCAGTTCAATTTCAACCAAGCCTTTGATGATCTTTTTTTCAATTCTCAGAAGAAACAAAGTTCTTGACGATCCATGAAGATTTCTTGGTGCTatgatttttcttcaaaaaggaaaaaggctttGTCTTTTTATGATACTCTCCATTTCAAAAATTAACAACTAATGCCTCCTTCAAATGTTTGACGTTTGAACCAACCAACATCGAACAAAAAAAGAATAGAGGGAATATGTTATGTCAAATacggattgagatcctctgacTTTACGTCAGAGGAACGTGGTGACTGGTATGTGGACCCCACCGCTCTCGGGCCTACCTACTAGTGACCACATCAGGGATAACTTTACGTCAGAAGATCCCTCAACATCAAATACAATACTAgtctgttatattttgggaaagAAGAATTATACGAACATATGAACATTTCTTGGTGGTGATTTTGGTTGTTTACCTGATCAATGGTGGTGAATTTGGAGGGCGCCGTGCTGTAGATGcgcttcttcctctcctccggcGGGGCCGCGTACACCCTGCTCACCTTCTTCTTGAGGATGGTGTAGAGGTTGTCCTCCACGGTCCACACCCCCTGCCggggctcctcgccgccgccgccgccgaaccatCCGCCGTCCTCCCGCTTCATGGCCTCCGCCGGGGTGAGGAGCGCgaagccggcggccggcggcgggtgggAGCAGTAGGGGCATCCCCGGAGCCCCTCCACCGCCGTGCCCCGCCGCTTGTCGAACTTGATGTGGCTCAGCATCGCGCTCGTCAGCGACACCGGCTTCTTGCCGTTGTTCTTCACCatcaccgccgtcgccatgctCAGCGGGTACAGCGTCACCACGTACGTCACCTCCAGCGTCCCGCTCCCCTTGGTGCACCCCAGCTCAACCTGCAAATCTTAGACAAATTTTACCCCAGATTTGAAGTGGATTTGTTTGCCTCGGAACGCAAACAAGATTCTTCAGGTTTGCAAACATTTGCAATGCCAACATGTAACATATTAAGgtacatagatttttttttttacctacaTGTAATCGCACCATGTTTGGCACAGCTTTGGATTAAGATTTCTTAGAGCTGGATATTTCTAGCTCCACAAATCCATTAACCAATATATGTTTATGTTgatataatattattttttttgactgaaaaaGGTAGAGAGACTCTACCTTATAACCATTGTATTAATGGTAGTCAAGGTGATATATAAAGAGGTACAAAAGAACCGGAtaaagagggaggaagaagagaaaataagaaggagaaaagaagaagaagaagaagaagaagaagaagaagaaatacaGAAAACAGGAGAAAGCATGGAAGAACTAGAAAAGCTAGCTACGCTAGTAAGTCTATCCATCTGCATATTGGAGGTCGACATTGTGGCTTAATGTGATTTTCCCATAATTGTAGACATTCTCTGATTTGATGTGTCACATTTGCCGTGGTAAGATCTCGCTGCTGGAATGTTCTATGGTTGCGTGCTTTCCATAAGTTGTGTGTGCAGGCGCCAAAGCATATTGGCCATCCAGATTTGAGATGTGAGGGCGTAATTGTCAGGACCTGATCAACGAAGTGGAGAACGTCTGTGCTTTGAGTTGCCTGTTCATAGATGTTGAGTTTCTTCCAAACCTTAGAAGCTAGTCGGCAGCGCAATATGATATGGTCTGCTGTCTCAATGGTAGGGCAGACAGCACAATGTGGATCAGATGCCCAGCATTTCTGTACCCTATTGTCATTTGTGTTCAGTCTTCCTCGAAAGGCCAGCCAAAGAAAAATTTTACATGTGTTCGGTATTGCTTTGATCCATATGAAAGGAGCTGGGCGCCATAGAATGCCATGATATGTTATAAGCCTGTAGTATGCTGCTGTTGTTAATCCAACCGGGCTTAGTGTACAGCTTCTTACGTCTTGTTCAGTATGCTGTAGTTGCTGAGAAGCTAGAATCGTCATGAGCGAATCCAGCTCAGTTTGGGCTTGGCGAGAGAGCACAGGGTGAAGATCCAGTACCCAATTATCATTAACCAGCTGAGAGGAGGCGGTGCAGTTGATGTCGCGGGCAAACGAGGCCAGGGTTGGAAAGGTGAAGCAATGATGAAttatattgtttatattttagataaaatataaaattttaactaCTATAAAGTTTAACTTACAAACTTGAGTTATGTCAAACAGGACCTAAGCTAAATTGGTTTTGCATGTACATTCATTCTTGCGTGTTCTTGTTTTGAATTTTGTAAATTTCCCAAAATTCGTTCACAAAGAAATTCGCATTTGCAAACATTTGGGAATCGCGATGTGAACCAGCAACATAGGAAATTGAATATTCAAGACTCGAATGCAGTCGTTTCCTTCTCATTCCTCAAATATCAATCGAATATGATCTTGCACGTTcatgttttgaatttttttttattgtagagTCCGTAAAATTCGTTCAAAAATCATTATGAAACGATTTTAGAATGGGAAGTGTACCTGCACTGCATCGTAGGAGTCGGAGTCGGCGTCCACGACGGACCACTCGGAGCCGACGAGGAGCGactcggcggcgccggaggaggacaCCTCGCTGAGCGCGAGCCCGACGCCGCCCttgacctcgccgccggcgccggcgccggcgacggtgtgGAGCACCTCCCTGCACCCGTCGTCCTTCCAGTACACCTTGGGCCGGTACGAGGTGACCAGCCCGTCGGCGAGCCGGAGCTGCAGCGAGCTGCCGTTCCGCACGCTGAGCTCGGCGGTGGGCGCGCCGGTGGCCGggtcggcggcgaaccggaggcCCTTCCGTCCGAACGACTCCTCCAGCGACTGCGGCGtcggggccgccgccgccgtcgcggcggcggaggccttgACGGCGGACGGCCTCgtggggaggtggagggggagcAGCGAGGAGGTGGCCATGGGTGGgttggagtggagtggagaggCGGGGGCTTGGGCTTTCACTGCAGCCTCATATCCGCGAGGCTTCAGGAtagatagttttttttctcattgtctGCTTGTTTGCGTTGCTCCCGCGCGTTTTTTGGCGCTTTTTTTGCACAGGAGATATTGGAGGGGTGGTGCGCACGCGTACCTGCAGTCTGCAGTGCTGCGGGGAAGTATCCAACTATGCAACTCCTAtaaatggacgtccgagattcattcacgtcaccatgagttaaaaaatttaactcccagtaaattttaactcatgagtgaatctgcgagttaaattttaactctcggacgtccatttctcgatccaacggtgtAAGATGAGAGTTGCATAGTTGCACTGAATTAGATGACTACACCTGATACTTCCCCGCAGTACTGCAGGGTTTAGCCAGCGATTTCATTTTCATAAAACAAAGTTTACTATCTCGATTAGTCTAATTGTAAATGTAAATACGAGCATTCGTATTAAATCTAGAACTTGATTACTTGAATGTGTTTAGGTGAACTAGTGAATGAGTTCAAGTAAACTAGTTACACCGTAATGAATCTAACCAATTGAACTACGGATCACTTCGTGATTGACCAACAAATTTCAATTGTTTTTGTGGTCGATTTACAACTAGACATTCGAGCTGGACATGCTCGAAACTCGCCGAGATTGTGAACACACTGCAGCGACGAAGTAGGCTGGTGGTCATGAACGGTAAGAATTCACAAGTACTATTTGCTGGGTGGTTCAAAATAAAAAAGCTTAGAAAATGATGGTGAATCATATCGGGAAGATTAGACTTAAAATAATATGTTAGTAACATTTTAGCACAAAGGTCAGGATGGCCGAGTGGTCTAAGGCGCCAGACTCAAGTTCTGGTCCTCTAACGAGGGCGTGGGTTCAAATCCCACTTCTGACAATATTTTCGAtcatttttttgaaacttttgCTTTAACTTTATTATAGCCTGGACACTAATCTTTTTCAAACAGCACGATATATCGTGTCTTTCACAAACAAAAATAGtttctcagttttttttttaaacttttgctTTAACTTTACTATAGCCTGAACACTTATCTTTTCCGAAGAGCACGATGTATCGTGTTTTTCACAAAGAAAAACAGTTTTAATTTGTTATAGCCTGGCCACCAATCTTCCCCGAACAGCATGATGTACAGTATCAAGTTTTCAGTAAGACAGCTTGCGAATGTTAAAGCATCCGAAACCTGTGCGTCCTGCAGCCAGTTAAATGCAACGCTATGGACGACGTGTTTGTTTACTTGCACAGCATGGTTAGCGCGCGTCGGTGCACAAGCAAAGTCTGGTTCGCACGCGCGAGCGCATAGGCGAATGGTGTTTGGTTGCCAACACGACTACTACAttcatcccataaaaaaataaaataatatcagATGTGACACATTCCAGTATTACAACTCTGTACATATCTATATTCAGATTCGTTTGTACTAAAAAAAATGTCACATTCAGttctagattcatttttttagGAGGAGGGTATATCTCACTACGTTGGATCTAGTCATTTGTGACGGATCCAAATCCTCATCTTTAACAGGTATACTCTTCGTTATTGATAAGTGGTCAGTGATGACTAAACTTATTAGGATCTCACTTGTGACAGACCTAAATCTTCATCTGAAATAGGCATACTTCTCGTCATTGATGATTCAACCTTAACAGGACCTTACTTGTGACCGGCCTAAATCTTCGTCTGTAACATACTAACATGTATACTTTTCATCACTGATAAGTAAAGCAAACGCAAAACAGCCGTCCGAGTTAGGTAAGAGGGAAACGCGAGAAACTACTCTAtgtaccaaaatataagaacctattCGATGTTTCTTATATCTTGGCAAACATCTTATATTTAGGCATGGAGAGAGTAGCTGTAGCTCCGATCCTCGACCAGACTGACACCATGCAACACTTGAGCGGGAGGCGAGACCGGCACGCACTGCAACCATGCAACATCTCAGAAAAACGGTCTCACGAATCACGATCCCTCTCACCTTCCAACCCTGACCGCACTTGAGCAGCATATCGTCTACTCCTAGTTGGCCCATGGGCACCACATGCCGATGAAACCACAGTTCCTTTCTCATCGTACCAAGTAGCAACAATCACAGTGGTCACCGTATTATACTAGTACTCCTTTTTCAGCAacaggtagtagtagtagtactgcaGTCTGTACCTACACTTGATCGGTTCATCAAGCAGAAGCGATAGCAGCACTGCACTGCAGTCTGCAGTTAAAGTGCTTGGTAGTACCATCCATCCGCTTAGCTATAGTTAACAAATAAAGGGCCCTGAAATGATAATACTACTAGCACTACTCATCAAGCAACCAAATGGAATGATGCAAGCAATGCCCCAGCTTTAGAACAGCCGCGAAAAGCAGTGAGTCAGCTTCGCAATAGCTGCTTAGTGGAGCACTTAGAGGCGAGACCCTGCATCATCAGATGTATATAAAGCAAGATTCTTTTAAGTAAAATAAATAGCACCAATCTAACCCACTTCCAGAACCACTCAACAACGGGATTATAGTACTCCACCCCCCACTGAATAAGCGCGAAACGCAACGCACCAAAGCCAGACATGGTCT
Coding sequences:
- the LOC107280462 gene encoding uncharacterized protein, which gives rise to MTILASQQLQHTEQDVRSCTLSPVGLTTAAYYRLITYHGILWRPAPFIWIKAIPNTCKIFLWLAFRGRLNTNDNRVQKCWASDPHCAVCPTIETADHIILRCRLASKVWKKLNIYEQATQSTDVLHFVDQVLTITPSHLKSGWPICFGACTHNLWKARNHRTFQQRDLTTANVTHQIRECLQLWENHIKPQCRPPICRWIDLLA
- the LOC4331681 gene encoding photosynthetic NDH subunit of subcomplex B 2, chloroplastic yields the protein MATSSLLPLHLPTRPSAVKASAAATAAAAPTPQSLEESFGRKGLRFAADPATGAPTAELSVRNGSSLQLRLADGLVTSYRPKVYWKDDGCREVLHTVAGAGAGGEVKGGVGLALSEVSSSGAAESLLVGSEWSVVDADSDSYDAVQVELGCTKGSGTLEVTYVVTLYPLSMATAVMVKNNGKKPVSLTSAMLSHIKFDKRRGTAVEGLRGCPYCSHPPPAAGFALLTPAEAMKREDGGWFGGGGGEEPRQGVWTVEDNLYTILKKKVSRVYAAPPEERKKRIYSTAPSKFTTIDQNSGLGFRVVRMGYEDMYLCSPGEMYRKFGKDYFLCTGTASMLVPVVVNPGEEWRAAQVIEHDNL